One Schistocerca nitens isolate TAMUIC-IGC-003100 chromosome 1, iqSchNite1.1, whole genome shotgun sequence DNA segment encodes these proteins:
- the LOC126231261 gene encoding uncharacterized protein LOC126231261: MGKRFESNKYAVPKDKELLPAMEIPYVIIADETFPLKTYLMRPYSKAAITSDEEKVYNYRHARARRTVENAFGILAGRWRIFLKPIETKPETADLIVLASTCLHNMLRNTSTNISPFEEQIRMESEHIHGVANLEPIRRNFVREAAITRDKFKKYFVSDYGSASCPWQWHSIRKGRVAP, translated from the coding sequence ATGGGGAAAAGATTTGAAAGCAACAAATACGCCGTTCCAAAAGACAAAGAGCTACTACCAGCAATGGAGATTCCTTATGTAATTATTGCAGATGAAACCTTCCCTCTTAAAACCTATTTGATGCGTCCATACAGCAAAGCAGCCATTACAAGTGACGAAGAGAAGGTATACAACTACCGTCATGCAAGAGCTCGACGGACTGTAGAAAATGCGTTCGGAATTCTAGCCGGGCGCTGGAGAATATTTCTGAAGCCTATTGAAACCAAACCAGAAACTGCCGATCTAATAGTTCTAGCTTCCACCTGTCTACACAACATGCTTCGGAATACATCAACAAATATTTCCCCTTTCGAGGAACAAATCAGAATGGAAAGTGAACACATTCatggtgtagccaacctcgaacccATTCGTAGAAATTTCGTGAGAGAAGCGGCCATCACCAGAGATAAGTTCAAAAAGTACTTCGTTTCTGATTATGGTTCAGCAAGTTGTCCTTGGCAATGGCACTCCATTAGAAAGGGTAGAGTTGCTCCATGA